Part of the Desulfolutivibrio sulfoxidireducens genome is shown below.
GCCGTGGCCCGAATGTGTTCCATATCGGACGCGGGGATGACCCCGAGATCGCACCAGGCCTCGCACACGGCCAATTCCACCTCGAGCCAGACCCGGAAGCGGTTTTTGACGGTCCACAGGCTGCCCATTTCCGGGCGGGTGTAGCGTTCGATCATGGCGGGTGATCTCCGGTTCGGCGGTTGTCCAGGTCAGGACGAGGTGGTGCTTTTGTCTTTTTTCGCGGGCTTTGGGGCGGTCTTGGCCGGCTCGGGCACGAGTTGTTCGACCGTGACGGGCTTGCACTTGGGCTTTTTGTTCTTGCCGCTGTATTTGTGGACCACCTCGGGCCGGCGGTCGGTGTAGTCCGTGGCGTACCAGCCAGACCCCTTGAGGAGGAAGGCTGATCCGGAGATGATCCGGATCGAGGGTTCGCCGCACTGGGGGCAGGCAGGGGAGTTTTCGGCAAAGCCCTTCTGCCATTCCTCAAAAACATGGTCGCATTTGGGGCAGCGGTATTCGTAGATGGGCACGAGGTTCCTCCAGCGGATGGGAGGCGGGCGCCGCGTCCCCGGGTCGTGGGGGGGGACGGCGCGTCACATGGAAGGCGTTTTTCCCGGCGGTTCGGGCCTGTCCGGGGGCCGTCGCGGGCACGGCCAGCAACGCCCTATCGCCCACCACGTGGCGCGGTGGGCCGGGAAAAGGGAAAAAAGCCCGCGGGCTTTCAAAGCGCCGTCCGCCGGGTTTCCGCGAGACGGCAGGGATGGCTCTTAGGACTTCTTGACGGCCTTGGCTTCCCGGACGCGCTCCTTGAGGCGATCCTGGCGGCGGCGGCGGCGGCGGTCGAGTTCTTTTTTGCGTTCGTGTCTTTTATGGCGGGCCATGGGTGGTTCCTCCTTGGGGAATCGAAACGAAACGAACCTCAAAGTCTATTTCACATTCATTGTATTGTCCAGAATTTTTCCGGCCCGGACCGCCTATTCCGACACGATCCGCTCCTGGGCCTCGGTCAGGGTGAATTCGCCCTTCTCGATCCAGTCCTTGAGCGTCGTCGCCACCTCCAGGGACATGGCCAGGCTGGTCACGGGCACCGTGGGCGTGGGTGTGCCCCCAATCTCCACGCTCCCGGACAGAAGCTCCTCGTAGCTCACGTGGGCCAGGACCCGCCCGATGCCCTGGGGATAGTCGTGGCCATAGTCCTTGACCGGCATGAGGATGTCCGCGTCCGAGACCCCGGTGAAAAAGGCCAGGTCCTCGTTCAGGATGGGAATGGGGATGCCCACGCCCACAGCCATGGAGCAGCCGTAGCCCAGGATGCTCACCCCGCGCAGATATTTGGGGTTCATGCCCTTAAGCTCGCCCTTGACCATGAGCGTGCCGGCCGCTGAAAGCGGAATGCCGCGCTCGGTGCGCTTGGGCCTCGGGTCGTGCTGGGTCCCG
Proteins encoded:
- a CDS encoding FmdB family zinc ribbon protein, producing MPIYEYRCPKCDHVFEEWQKGFAENSPACPQCGEPSIRIISGSAFLLKGSGWYATDYTDRRPEVVHKYSGKNKKPKCKPVTVEQLVPEPAKTAPKPAKKDKSTTSS